The following proteins are co-located in the Penaeus monodon isolate SGIC_2016 chromosome 10, NSTDA_Pmon_1, whole genome shotgun sequence genome:
- the LOC119578204 gene encoding elongation factor 1-beta'-like, which yields MAWKSPTMALELAHENIWFDKWRVDDAEREFYENKSMPNDSQEQVCESIKMQESPSAHISQGSERSEKSESLKSSQLELQEEGSSALGTLASQIAKARQEIQNSLASVSRPLYICFTFKTVSTLEQTILDLTKRLAALECGGKTTTAPAKSKPEPMETEEDDDDEVDLFGSDDDEEESAEAARIREERLKAYADKKSKKPGPIAKSSVLLDVKPWDDETDMKVMETEVRKIEMDGLLWGAAQLKPLAFGIQKLSILCTVEDEKVSIDDLCEKIQEIEDYVQSVDVAAFNKI from the exons ATGGCATGG AAATCCCCCACAATGGCTTTAGAACTGGCACATGAAAACATCTGGTTTGACAAGTGGCGTGTAGATGATGCAGAACGCGAGTTCTATGAGAACAAGTCCATG CCAAACGACAGTCAAGAGCAGGTGTGTGAAAGTATCAAGATGCAAGAGTCACCCTCTGCTCACATCTCTCAAGGCTCTGAAAGGTCTGAAAAGTCGGAAAGCTTGAAGAGCAGCCAATTAGAGCTGCAGGAGGAG GGAAGTTCAGCCCTAGGAACCCTGGCCAGTCAGATTGCCAAGGCACGACAGGAAATACAGAATTCCTTAGCCTCTGTGAGTAGGCCTTTGTACATTTGTTTCACATTT aaga CTGTGTCAACCTTAGAGCAGACCATTCTGGACCTCACCAAAAGGTTAGCAGCCTTGGAATGTGGCGGCAAGACCACTACGGCTCCAGCCAAGAGCAAGCCAGAGCCCATGGAGACTGaggaggatgatgacgatgaagtgGATCTCTTTGGCtccgatgatgatgaagag GAGAGTGCAGAAGCCGCCCGCATTAGGGAGGAACGTTTAAAGGCTTATGCGGACAAGAAATCAAAGAAGCCTGGTCCTATTGCCAAGTCTTCAGTACTCCTTGATGTAAAGCCTTGGGATGATGAAACCGATATGAAGGTCATGGAGACAGAAGTGCGTAAAATTGAGATGGATGGACTCTTGTGGGGTGCTG CTCAGTTGAAGCCATTGGCTTTTGGTATCCAGAAACTCTCAATTTTGTGTACAGTTGAAGATGAAAAGGTTTCCATTGATGACCTTTGTGAGAAGATTCAAGAAATTGAagattat gtGCAAAGTGTAGATGTTGCtgctttcaataaaatctaa